DNA sequence from the Coturnix japonica isolate 7356 chromosome 3, Coturnix japonica 2.1, whole genome shotgun sequence genome:
tgctgcttattttattatttttcaatctTCTCAATTTGATGCTGAGCAATTCTATGTAGTATATCTAGAAAGCTTTTCAATTTCCAGataaacaggaaagaaggaacatGATAAAGTATTAATTGTTTATCCTTGAATTACTGCTTGGTACAACAGACATTAGTGCCATTTAGTGACCATATTTGAAATTGGTGAATTGAAGTCTCAAGCTTTCAATTTTCTAAGGACAGAATAAAAGAACTGTGGTCTGATGTATAATTAGTGGTGTCCTGCACATCTCCTTGAGCAGGGAAATAAGATGGAGCCTGCGCCAACTGGGGTAGTGCCAGCACCATGCAGTTAGCACAGCACGCTCCAgtgcctcctcttcctccccagcaTAACCCAGCATATTCCCAAGAGGGCAGAAGAGGTGAGTGAGCAATGTGGTCAAAGTACAGAAACCAAAGCTCTTCCTGGAAAAGCATCCtgtttgaaactgaaatctgctggcaaagtatttttttattgcaaGCTAGGAGGCCATGCTTGGAGCATACTTTTAGGGCATTGTATAAGAGTTCTCAACTTCACCTTAGAAAAAACACATTACTTAAACCAAAACTCTGTTTGGAGGAGAATTTCcccatctcctttttctttctgtccctcTTTGAGTCCAGTGCCTTTTGAATAACTACACACAACTAAACATAATTGCAAGCTGGATGAAAAAACGATCTCTGTGAACAAGCAGTAATGGAGACAAGAAAATATGGTATTAACAATTTTAATTTGGGTCAAAATATTTTAGCTATTAAGGTGCTAAAAAAATCATGTACATATTCAATCAGGGTGTAGCAGGTTATCAATGCTGCACATAAGATGACATCTAGggaggaagaacaagaaagaaatggcaaaaaggatgaaaagaaagaagcaaaattagagaaagagcaaaagaattTTCATTCAGAGACAGACTTGTTTAGCTCAGTGGTAAGTGTCTGACTGTGGATGCTAGAAGATAACACAAAGTCACATAATTATATCTCTCCCCAGAtattttccagattaaaaaCTTGGTAGTACAAAGGGTtaggttgttttttctgttctgttttgttttaaagctgtgtgttttgcatttgtttcccTCAGCTGATTTTCCTTCCACTAATTTTCAACCACTTTTAAAAGTCATGTGGACCCTTAAGTTGTGCGGCACCTCATGGCAGAGAACTGTAGAGCTCAGCCACAAGAAGTGTCTTCCTCGCTGTTTTTCAGATCTTTCACATCTCAACTCATCCTGTCTGTATAAGTCCGCATCATGTAGCCCCTGGGCTTAAGATTGGAGACCATGCAGATAGGGAGAACACCTTTCCACATTTCAGGACATGATGTTTCAAAtgtggtttgttcttttttcttttagaagagaCAGCTAGAAAGAGTGCAGCTGTCTCCCTTCAGATTGCCCTCCCCCAGCTCCAGAATTCAGACTTTACAGGTAAGTATATAAATGTACATACCACGTATaagtatatatgcatatacttATTTATGTGTGCTGTACatgtatacatgcatatacaAGTTTGTATGTGTACACTTACatgtttatatgcatatataataTTTCTGTGTATATAGACCTATGCATGCATCTATGTGCATATCTATATGTACAGGTTGGAAATCCTCATTTAATGATCCTGGGGAGGAATTTGCAGCCCAGAGACCAGCCAGGAATGCTACACAGGGGTAGAACCAGGCACTCCCACACACGGCTGTCGGATGGGAAAACCCTTGTCCACCAATGTTATCCTCCTCCAGAGAataggagaggaaggaaagccttctttttattatttatttatttatttatttgcttctcttCGTAATCGGGAGAGGCTGTAGGTGCGAAGTGTTTCGGGCCAACTAAAGTAAATTCACCTGGTGACAAAACGAACAGGTGTAGCTCCTTTAGGTAAAGCAGACGGACATGGTTGGGTTTTGCCTGCAGTGTGCGGCTAGTGGCGTGTTAATCCTACAGTCACGCGAATAGACAGCACCGGAAAATTGTCTTCAATAGAGCACCGcggtttgcttttgtttttccctttcccagaTGTAGCAGGCTTTTGTCAAAGGGACGCGAGGAGCGATCGCTGCTCTCCGAGCGCAGATACAGGAAGCGAACAAAGGGAAATCCTATTACCCCGGTGCAGGAGGCGCCTGGCATCCCCGCCTGCTCCAAGCCAGCTCCCCGACGGGTACACTAAATAATAGATCGGAATCGATTGCCGGAGTGGACTGGGAAGAGAAAGCGGGAGCATCTCCCGCAAGCAGCTCCTTCCCCCATTTGTGCTGTAATCCAATTCCACCATGTGCAGACAGATAAAGAGACGCAACTCGTCTCCAGGCCTGGGCGGGGTTCCCGCCGgttaatcttttcttttctcttccctttgccgttctcttccctccccccgTTCCGTCTCCAAGGCCCGGTGAGGTCAGCTCATGAATattgcttcattttcctgaGAGGCTCTGGCAGTGCCGGGTACCCCGGGTGCGGTGCCCGTCTCTCCGTGCACGAGTTTCGCCAGTCGGGCAGAGGACAGAGCGAGGGTGAGTAATGCGGCTGCTGGAGGCTCGagcctctctttcttttctttgagaaagCAACTGGGGGGGGGAACATaatggagaaaaggagaggggaTGCTACTCAAGGTTCTGGTTCAACAAAACCGCTGGGTAGAAGTGGGGAGCTGAGAAAAGCCTCCCCCGCCCCTAGAATCGGGACAAAAGGCGGGCGGGGTCCGGAGCCCGGCGGAGTAGAGGGCAGAGGGATGCCCTGCGCCGCATCCCCACGCTGCGGGTGGAGCCTTTTGTTGCCGCCTTTGGTCGGGCATTTTTCTTGTTCCGGACAGGAAAACCTATGGAGATGCAGTGTCGCGTCGCCACGTGGATTTGCCTCGGGAGGGAAGATTGCatggaaggttttttttctttttggggaGAGGTGGGGGGACACGGGGTTCGGACTTGGGCTCAAACGGGACCTTCATTGTGCTACtaacacaggggaaaaaaaaatacccaaaacaACAGCCACAGCCAAGCAAACCGTAGGCAGTTGTCAGTCCTGGAACTGGGGGTATAAAGATGGTAAGGAAGAGTCAGAGCACTCAGGAGAATATGGGATCTAAGCCAAGTCCTGTCCCGACttctttcagcttctgcagGGATTTCTGGTTTTCAAGAGTGACATTTGGTACTTGTATAGCTCTGAACAACAGCACTTATGATGGTTAatagagaaacaaagcaaaccttTTGTACAGCATTGTGCATGCGTGACTTTTGGTAGATTTACACTCCCATTCTATCTCTTTACTATTTAATGGGAATATTCTGCCAAATTATGGGGTTTTGTGAGTATCTGTTTTAAACATATTGGTTAAAATGAGGATTATAATGACAGTGCACTTGGCAGTAATCTCTGAGCCCCCGCCCCAGAGCACAGAGTAGAGCTGGTGCCTGATGTGTTTTGGAGAGCAAAGCAATTGTCAGGGTACAGCATAAGGTCTACCCTGACCTTGCCTGGTttgatttctttattccttACCCTGCAGTGGTCTAGGTGGAATCATTAGGCCATGTTAGGAATGCTATCACTTCTGCTTTGGCCCACGTTTTCCCTTTATGGGCAGTTGAACAAAGGCTATGTAAAAACAGTTGATAGCTAATGTTTTCAGAGTGCATTAAGGAATGTCTTTACAGCATCATTTTCAGATGATATTTTCATATCATCTGTTATGGTTATGAAAACTCTGGTTCAGTCACTGGGTAGCCAAATTGCCATCCTTTCACACTCACATGAATACTGCGTATGACTGCTGTTGGGCTGGGGTGTATTCCTCACTCcctctgctttgaaaatctgcTGGAGTGATTACGCCTTGCTCCTGTTTCGGCATTACCAGTATCAAACTCAAATGGGCTTAAAAGTTGATTCAGGGACCCTTTTCCACTAGAGTCTTGGTTGGAGTGCTCCGGAGGCCTGGCCTTGTCCTGGCAGAGCTCTTGCTAAGGCCAAAGAGCAGTGAACTGCCACTGTCACCTGCAGCAGTTTGTGCAGCAGCCTGGCCCACTGACAGGTGCCTGCAGGAGGCTTCAAGCAGGGAGAGGGGTGCAGCAGCAACCTGGGCTGGTACCACGATGAGCAGCAAAGATGAGTATGAGGGAAGGGGTGTGTACGGATTGAAATACAGCCGTGGTATGGCAGCACATATAGGGATGGGTTTGACATCAGAAGGGTGAAATGGCGATAGGTTAAAGAGGAATGGGAACAGCTCTTAGCCTCAGCCCTTTGGAGCCCCTCGGACTCATGTTGTGGCCTTCAGACTCGGGGCCGGTTGGCATCACGCTGGGCGAGGCGGGCTGGGTGCTGGGCGGATTCTGCTCGCCGCCACCTCTTCCCCATTCGCCCGATCGATCGTCCTCTCCGCTTCTCCCCCCCAGCCGGCAGAGCGGAGGACGCCTCGAAGGATGGCCACCTCTCGCCGATAGCCGCCGCCATGAGCCAACCGCCCGCAGGGGGCGCCGCCGCCGAGCCTCGCCTCCATCCCGAGGGCAGCAGCggcaggaagcagcagagagccTCCTCCCCGGCCAGAGCCCGCGACGCCGCCGTGCGGCCGCCGCcccccgcagccgccgccgctgccgcctCCCGCgtcccgcccgccgccgcctccgccgcgAAGCCCGGGGCCGCTCGGCCGCCGCCGGGACAGTCCGTGCGGGCCGCCCGCGGCCGCGCCGCTGAGAAGCAGACGCGGAGCGCGGCGTCGCCGGGAGCTGTCCATCCCGGAGCCGGTGCTGAAGCGTCGCCCGCTAACGGCGGCAGGGCCGCGGCCGAAGAGCCCGCCGAGGAGGCGCCCCCTGCGGGAAGCGGCGCGGGGGAGCGCgagggggcggcggcggcgcctcCGCCCAGGCAGTGGAGGGGGAAAGCGGGGCGGGCTCCGCCGAAGGGCGCGGGGGAGGCGGCCTCGGCTCCTCCATCTTCCGCGGTAGCGGGGAAGggccgcggggctgcgggcggcgggTACTGGAAGGAGGGATGCCTGCAGAGTGagctcatccagttccaccTTAGGAAGGGGCTGGCGGCGGCCGCCCAGATGCAAACCAAGGGCAACAACCACGGCGCcgctgctgccgccgccgccgccgcctcctccgcGGCCGCCGCCTCGGCCGAGCCTCCCCCGGTAGTCCCTGCCTCCTCGCCTTCTGCCATGGCGGCGGCCGGGGCCGAGGGGCTGCGGCAGGGCGAGGCGGGCTGCAGGAACGGCACACCCGAGGGATCGCTGAGCCCGCAGCCGCAGGACGAGATGCAAGAGGAGATGGAAAAGCTACGGGAGGAGAACGAGAGCCTCAAGGTGAGGGGAGGCGGCGGGGAGCCGGAGATGGGTCTGGGGGAGCCGGGAGGGGTTCCCTGCCGCCCGGGAGGCCCTTGGGGCGGAGGGAAAATGGCCTCGGCGCGGCGTGCGCGGGCAGCACCGCTTCCTTCTCTTGTTGCGGTGCTCTTAATGAGCTAGGCGGATCCCCGCGGGGAGAAGGGCCGTCTCCGAGCTCCATCTGGGCGCCTTCCCCCACCCTTGCTGACCTCTGTTTCTGACCCACCTGTTGGTGTCCCCACCCCTTCTCGGCCCGGTGTTAGAACGAGATAGATGAGCTGAGGACTGAGATGGATGAGATGAGGGACAGCTTCTTCGAGGAGGACGCTTGTCAGCTTCAAGAAATGCGCCATGAGCTGGAGCGAGCCAACAAGAACTGCCGGATCCTCCAGTACCGGCTGCGCAAGGCTGAGCGCAAGAGGCTCCGCTACGCGCAGACTGGTGAGATCGACGGTGAGCTGCTGCGCAGCATGGAGCAGGACCTCAAGGTACGAGTGTGAGCAGCATTGGGGTGACAGAGCTCTCTGGAGGTGGAGGCACACTGTGCTCTTCAGGCCTTGTGACTCCCATGTTATCATCCATTCTGTTGTACGCTGTGCATTCAGTGCTGCACGTAGTGTTGCGGCTTAACTAGTAAAGGGAGATCTccagcaagcagctctgcagggaggcCCCACAGACAGACTTTCAACCAGCTTTCatccagctgtgttttgtgaAGTTACTGTGCAATAAGTGACAATGCCAAAAGTGCAATTCCAGTTGGAGTCTGGAGGTTTGGGTCTTTTGTGTTGAACACAGGCCATATTCTCCCACTGCAAAATTAAACCAACCTCACTGAACAGCCCCACTGACTTTTAGAGATCAGTGTCCTCTTTGGTGAAGATCACAAAGGAGTGTTAAACTAAATGCTTGCAGTTGCAACCTCAAAATCCTGATTCTGCTGGTGTCAGTGGACTGTCAGCAAAGCCAGGATTTGCCACATACACGCAAAACAGTAGACACAGCCCATCAGATTTCCTTATGTCATCACTTGCATTTGGTCCATGACATTTGAATGAACCATAGCCCACTGCTGAGAAGTTTAAGCATTTGTTTAAATAGTAACGTTAGTAAATAATACCATCTCTGTTCTAGATCCCTCCAATTAGAGGGAAATCAAGTTTCTTGAACTAGTTGGAAGCTGTTTAATTTTTGCTTCCATGCTCTAGATTTTGTTAAGGCTGTTGTCAAATCAACACTTCAAAACCTTTTCCAATTGAACGATCTCCCAGCTATTTCTCAAGGAACCACAGATCTCTGTGTAGCAAACTGGAGTTCATTGACCATCCCCCTGCCGAGGACTGGTTACCCATGTTGGATTCTGTGGACTGTGGCTGGAAATGCTAATTTAATACATGGCACAAACAGACCATTGCTAAACTTCTTTCTGATAAGTGTGATGGATTAAGAGTCTGTTGTTCCAAACCTTGTTATTCAGACTTGGATCAtcttttctggggaaaaaaataataataataataattccatCTTATCATCATTCttattaaaacacaaacaccaGGCCAAGACACATTCCGGTAATTTTCTTACTAACaccatttaaaatgttaatttcctTTTTGGTGTTTATTGATAATCCTTTTCTGTGCATATTCAAAAGCCACATCTGCTGTTTTGGCTGCAGCAGTTTGTAACTAGCTGTGGTATGGCTCTGGACAAACCACTGTCTTCCTGGTCAGAAACAAAGAGTTGGCTAAATGCTACTTTGTATTCACAGGGAAAGCAGCTGGCTGGGAGGGAAGTTGACCCAGTACCTTGGTTCTCACCTGCCATTGCAGGAGATCCACAGGCCACACTTCAAGCTGAACGAAGGGCTCATTTCAATTAGGACTTTCCCATGTCTTTCTTAATGATTACGCAATTGACTGCGTACAAAGGAATGATGTTTTTACTAAGCCTTCCCACAGGTCATGACTGTATTTTACTTTGGGTAGGGATGGCTGTCAAATGCCACATATCTGCCCAACTGAAGTCCTGGTTCTGGGTAGTCATGCTTGTAGCTCATGCATCGTTCTTTGTAGTCTTCCCAAGTCAGCTTCTGAAGATTTTCTATCTAAagtaacattttccattttacagtCCTTCGCAGGTGCAGTCTTTCATATAGCTGCATTAAAATACATCTTGCATAAGTGAATTCAAATTTCTAGGTGATCTAGAATGTTCTGTATTACCTGTCTGCCTTAACTGCCACTTCTCCAAATTTTGTGACATAAAATCACTTCTAGTAATGATCTTGTTGCATTTGCTGATATGGAGTATAGCTGCAGACTGTGGGTAGGATGCTGTTAAGAATGTCCCCAgtgattttctgtttgctttggttggTCAAACAGATGAGCAGCTTAATACTGACTGTGGGAAAAAGACATCGAGATGCAGCTTTATGGTGTGATTCTCAGTTCACTCTGCAGTCTCTTTGGGTTATGCTTATCATTGAAATTCCTCTCcagtctctttttcttctgggcATTATGTGTCTTGAGTGTGTGTGCAGTGGGGGAGGTTACTGAATGATCTTGTACTACACTGCAGTGTTGTATCAGTAATGCACACACAGTTTCTTGTCAGGGGAGGCTGACTCACTGGCTGTTGCCATATTCCGATAGATCAGATTTTTCTAGACTGCTTGcttgcagttctttttcttcagtgttttagtATGTCAAAAAGAGTTCTTCAACATGTAAGCATAAGAATTGTAGTGAAAGCCCTCTGAGCTCCCCTAAGTAAAGCTAAGAAGgattaattttactttctgatgttctaaaaaagaaatcatcaaaTTAGCCTGATCAAATTATATGTGTAAATCTTCACTATGGAAGTGATTagtgtatatttaaatatttttaatgtgtgacTACAGTTCCTACTCATTTCACAAAATACAATGCAAATGGCTTAAATAGCAAAATTCTTATTGCCttacacaaggaaaaagaattagaTCTTGTTGAGTTCCTTTTAACTCTATTCCtgtgaaaatgcaattaaaaaagaaaatgtcaaactCCCTAATTAAGCTTGtgctcattttaatttaaaaatatcatgcATAATTTAGACAAGTATGAGGTCAGTAAAAATGTTTGTTCATATTTTACTCTTCAAATTAACCAGCAGCAAATTAACTAAATGCCATATATTTTGATTAGCCATCCATGAGGGTTAGAGAAATTAGAAGGGTTGAAATAAAGTTTTTCCCATTTGTGGTCCTTTGCAATGCCCATGTACAGTTGGCCTGG
Encoded proteins:
- the SOGA3 gene encoding protein SOGA3 — translated: MQLAQHAPVPPLPPQHNPAYSQEGRREETARKSAAVSLQIALPQLQNSDFTVIDRNRLPEWTGKRKREHLPQAAPSPICAVIQFHHVQTDKETQLVSRPGRGSRRLIFSFLFPLPFSSLPPFRLQGPVRSAHEYCFIFLRGSGSAGYPGCGARLSVHEFRQSGRGQSEAGRAEDASKDGHLSPIAAAMSQPPAGGAAAEPRLHPEGSSGRKQQRASSPARARDAAVRPPPPAAAAAAASRVPPAAASAAKPGAARPPPGQSVRAARGRAAEKQTRSAASPGAVHPGAGAEASPANGGRAAAEEPAEEAPPAGSGAGEREGAAAAPPPRQWRGKAGRAPPKGAGEAASAPPSSAVAGKGRGAAGGGYWKEGCLQSELIQFHLRKGLAAAAQMQTKGNNHGAAAAAAAAASSAAAASAEPPPVVPASSPSAMAAAGAEGLRQGEAGCRNGTPEGSLSPQPQDEMQEEMEKLREENESLKNEIDELRTEMDEMRDSFFEEDACQLQEMRHELERANKNCRILQYRLRKAERKRLRYAQTGEIDGELLRSMEQDLKVAKDVSVRLHHELENVEEKRTVTEDENEKLRQQLIEVETTKQALQNELEKMKESLKRRGSKDLQKSEKKSQQTPTEEDNEDLKCQLQFVKEEAALMRKKMAKIDKEKDRFEHELQKYRSFYGDLDSPLPKGEAGGPPTTREAELKLRLRLVEEEANILGRKIVELEVENRGLKAELDDLRGDDFSGAANPLLGEQSESLSELRQHLQLVEDETELLRRNVADLEEQNKRITAELNKYKYKSGAHESSRHHDNAKTEALQEELKAARMQINELSGKVMQLQYENRVLMSNMQRYDLASHLGIRGSPRDSDAESDAGKKESDDDSRPPHRKREGPIGGESDSEEVRNIRCLTPTRSFYPTPSGWQKSFTDRQQMKDIRCEAERLGKTIDRLISDTSTIITEARIYVANGDLFGLMDEEDDGSRIREHELLYRINAQMKAFRKELQTFIDRLEVPKSSDDRSADEPLSMFQPIILLILILVLFSSLSYTTIFKLVFLFTLFFVL